Sequence from the Deltaproteobacteria bacterium genome:
GTATTATGGACGAGTGGGAGCGGCTTGACCAGATTACCATTGCCGCAGTCAACGGCTTCGCTGTCGGCGGCGGATTGTCGTTGGCCATGGCGTGCGATTTCCGCATCGCGGCCAGTGGGGCACGCCTGTGGATTCCCGAAGTCCGACTTGGCGCACCCTACATGTGGGGGTCGATTTCGCGGCTCATCAATTTGGTCGGCATGGCCAAGGCCAAAGAACTCGTCATGACGTGCGACGAGGTCACGGCGGAGGAAGCGTTGGTGCTCGGTTTGGTGAACCACGTCGTGCCTGTGGAGCAACTGCCGCAAGCGGCGGCTGCATTGGCCGCGAAAATTCTCGATAAGCCTCCCATGGCTGTGCGCCGGACAAAAGAATTCTTCAAGGCATTGAGTGTTCACAAAGCTGGCGATATTACATATGCGGATGCGCATCTCGGTCTCAGCACCTTCGAGAGCGAAGATATGCGCGAAGCGGTGGCGGCATTTCGTGAGAAACGTGAGGGAACGTTTCTCGATCGGTAAGGTATCCACGTTGGTGTGGCTGGTGAGGAGGGGGAAGAGGGATGGGTATCATGGAAGATTCCCGTAAAACGAAAGCCGATCTTCAAGCTGAAGTGGCTCGTCTGCGCGCGCAGGTGGAGAAGCTGCAAAAACGCGAGGCGGTGCGACTGTCCGCCGCATCTGCGGCGGTGACGACCAAAGACTACGCCGAGACGCTGATCGCTAGCTCGCCGGATGCGATCCTCTCCGTCGATCTCGATAGCAAGATTGTGGGGTTCAATGCTGCGGCTGAGGCCGCTTTCGGGTATCGGAGCGCGGAAGTACTGGGTCGATCAGTCGATCTGCTCTACGAGGAAAAGGCGACTGGGCGTTCAGTGCTCGCGCGCCTGCTCGATGAAGGGCAGTTTACCGGTGAGGTCAGCTATCGCCGGAAAAACGGCATCTTCTTCTGGGGCTACTTGTGCGCCTCGCCGGTACGGAACGCCGAAGGCCAGCTCGTCGGTTTCATGGGTATCGCTCGCGATATTTCGGAGAGGAAACAGGAGGAACGCGAACGCGCGCAGTTCCTCGCCATGTTGGCCCACGATATTAAAAAGCCGCTGGGTGCCATCTTGGCCTGCGCGGAAATGGTGCAGGATGGAGTCAAAGCCCACGGTCTGACGGAAGAA
This genomic interval carries:
- a CDS encoding enoyl-CoA hydratase/isomerase family protein, with the protein product MAYETFLVERSGAVATVRFNRPEKLNPINEKVMRELLAIAQEFQEDETTRVIVLTGQGRAFCVGADMQMLAAGVDRSKPRTSDAARLRSAKTGWRIMDEWERLDQITIAAVNGFAVGGGLSLAMACDFRIAASGARLWIPEVRLGAPYMWGSISRLINLVGMAKAKELVMTCDEVTAEEALVLGLVNHVVPVEQLPQAAAALAAKILDKPPMAVRRTKEFFKALSVHKAGDITYADAHLGLSTFESEDMREAVAAFREKREGTFLDR